In the Deltaproteobacteria bacterium genome, CAAGAGTACGAACTCGATCGTCAACACCGGTGCCGCGGCGGGGATCGCCTACCAACAGGGAGCCACCTACGCCAACGGTGAGTTCATCCAAGTGCATCCGACGGCGATTCCCGGCAACGACAAGCTGCGGCTGATCTCCGAGTCGGTGCGCGGGGAAGGCGGCCGGGTGTGGACGTACAAGGACGGTCAGCCGTGGTACTTCCTCGAAGAAATGTATCCCGCCTACGGCAATCTCGTCCCGCGCGATATCGCGACGCGCGCGATCTTCAAGGTCGTCTTCGAGATGAACCTCGGCGTCAACGGCGAGCCGATGGTCTATCTCGATGTGACCAACATCGATCCGCACGTACTCGATCGAAAATTGGGTGGCGTGCTCGAGATCTACGAGAAGTTCATGGGCGACGATCCGCGCAAAGTGCCGATGAAGATTTTTCCCGGCATGCACTATTCGATGGGCGGGGTGTGGGTGGACTACTCGCACATGACCAACATCCCGGGGCTGTTCGCGGCCGGCGAAGTCGACTATCAGTACCACGGCGCCAATCGATTGGGGGCGAACTCGCTGCTTTCGTGTCTCTATAGCGGCCAGATCGCGGGGCCAGCGATGGCGCACTACGCGCGCGGGAAGCACGCAAATGGCGCCGAGCGCGCGCTCGATCTGGAGAAGAAGCGGCAAGAGGAAGCGTTCGCCAAGATCTACCGCATGAACGGCAAGGAAAACGCTTACTCGATCGCCAAGGAACTCGGCGAGTGGATGACGGCGAACGTCACCGTGATCCGCGACAACGCGAAGCTCCGTGAAACCGACAACAAGCTGATCGAGTTGAAGGACCGCTGGAGCGACATCGGGCTCAACGACAAGAGCCGATGGGCCAATCAGGAAGTGTCGTTCATCAAGCAACTGTGGAGCATGCTCGAACTGGCGCGGGTCATCACGCAGGGGGCGCTGCGCCGCGATGAGAGTCGCGGCGCGCACTACAAGCCGGCGTTTCCCGAACGTGACGATGCGAAGTTTCTCAAGACGACGGTGGCGCGCTGGAGTTCCGACGGACCACAGTTGAGTTACGAGCCGGTCGACACCTCGCTGATCAAGCCGCGGCCGCGCAAGTACGATGTCGACAAGCAGGCGGCGTGAGCAGGCGATGGAAGCGCGCTCGATCACCCTTCGCATCAAACGGCAGGACGGACCGGGGGCGACGCCGTATTGGCAAGAGTTTGAAATCCCGTACAAGGCGCAACACAACGTGCTGTCGGTCCTGATGGAGGTCCGCCGCAACCCGGTGACCAAGGACGGCACGCCTACGTCGCCGGTGGTGTGGGAAGCCAGCTGCCTCGAAGAAGTCTGCGGCTCGTGCACGATGGTGGTGAATGGACGGGTGCGGCAGGCGTGTACGGCGCTCGTCGATCATCTCAGCCAGCCGATCACGTTGGAGCCGATGACAAAGTTTCCGCTGGTGCGGGATCTCGTCGTCGATCGCAGTCGCATGTTCGAGTCGCTGAAGCGCGTCAACGCTTGGATTCCGATCGACGGCACGTACGACCTTGGTCCCGGGCCGCGCGTGCCGGCCGACCGGCAAGAGTTCGCGTACCTGCTGTCGCGCTGCATGACCTGCGGCTGTTGCTTGGAAGTTTGCCCGCAGGTGAACGACGCATCGAAGTTCATGGGGGCCGCTACGATGGCGCAGGTGGTATTGTTCAACATGCATCCGACCGGCGCACTGAACAAGGACGAGCGCTTGGCCGCTGTGATGGGCGAAGGCGGGATCGCCGATTGCGGCAACGCGCAGAACTGTGTGCAGGTGTGTCCGAAGGAAATTCCGCTGACGACGGCGATCGCGGAGCTCGGTCGGCAGACGACGATCAAGGCGGTCAAAGATCTTCTCTGGGGTTGAAGGAGCGGCATGAACATTCACGAGTTCCAGGCGAAGGATATCCTCCGAAAGTACGGCGTCGCGGTCCCGAATGGGAGCGCGGCGAGCAGCGGCGACGAAGCCGCAGCGATTGCGCGCGAGATCGGGGGGACCTGCGTGGTGAAGGCGCAGATTCACGCCGGCGGCCGTGGCAAGGCTGGCGGGGTAAAGGTCTGTCGCACGCCGGAGGAAGCTCGCGACTTTGCGAATTCTCTGATCGGCAAGATGCTGGTGACGCATCAAACCGGGCCAAGCGGCCGCGTGGTGCGGCGCGTGCTCGTGGAGGAGGCCAGCGCGATCGCGCGCGAGTTGTATCTCGGCATGGTGATCGACCGTGCGATAGGTCGCCCGGTCATGATGGCGAGCACCGAAGGCGGCATGGAGATCGAGGAGGTCGCCGCCAAAACCCCGGAAAAGATTTTGCGCGAGAGCATCGACCCGGCGGTCGGGCTGCAAGCGTTCCAGGCGCGCAAGCTGGCTTTCGCCTTGGGACTAGACTCGAGTTCGATCCGTGAAGCGGTGAAGTTCATGGACGGTGTGTATCGAGCGTTCGTCGAGCACGATGCGTCACTGATGGAGATCAATCCGCTGGTCATCACCAAAGCAGGCAGCGTTGTGGCGCTCGATGCCAAGATGGGCTTCGATGACAATGCCCTCTACCGCGCCGGCGTGCGTGAGCTGCGCGACCTCAACGAGGAGGATCCGAAGGAGACCGAGGCGGCTAAGCACGACCTCAGCTACATCGCACTCGACGGAACCATCGGATGCATGGTGAACGGCGCGGGCTTGGCGATGGCGACGATGGACATCATCAAACACTGCGGCGGCTCACCGGCCAACTTCCTCGATGTCGGTGGTGGCGCGACCGCCGAGCGTGTGGCCGAAGCGTTCAAGATTCTGCTCTCCGATCGGCAGGTACGCGCGGTGCTGATCAATATCTTCGGCGGCATCATGCGGTGCGACGTGCTCGCGAGTGGCGTGGTGGAGGCGGCGCGACAGGTGAAACTCAACGTGCCGCTCGTGGTGCGACTCGAGGGGACGAACGTCGACATCGGTCGGCGTATTTTGGCCGACTCCGGACTCAACGTTATTGCGGCTACCGACATGGCCGACGCCGCGCAAAAGGCGGTTAAGGCCGCACAAACGGTCGCCTGAGCGCGTCAAGTCCACAGCTTCTGTTGATAAGCTGTGGACAGGAAGGCTCTGGTTCTTGTCAGAGAAGGGTTTGCTTGAATTGCCACAAAAGTGGTCAGCGGTCCGTCGATCAGAAAGAGTTGGGTCGACGGCGGCTTAGATCTGCCGAGTTAGAGTCGAATCGGTTGACGGTTCAGT is a window encoding:
- the sdhB gene encoding succinate dehydrogenase iron-sulfur subunit, which gives rise to MEARSITLRIKRQDGPGATPYWQEFEIPYKAQHNVLSVLMEVRRNPVTKDGTPTSPVVWEASCLEEVCGSCTMVVNGRVRQACTALVDHLSQPITLEPMTKFPLVRDLVVDRSRMFESLKRVNAWIPIDGTYDLGPGPRVPADRQEFAYLLSRCMTCGCCLEVCPQVNDASKFMGAATMAQVVLFNMHPTGALNKDERLAAVMGEGGIADCGNAQNCVQVCPKEIPLTTAIAELGRQTTIKAVKDLLWG
- the sdhA gene encoding succinate dehydrogenase flavoprotein subunit; this encodes MADERLIVVGGGLAGLMTTIKIAEMGIPVDLFSVVPVKRSHSVCAQGGINAAVNWKGEGDTPQEHFDDSIYGGDFLANQPPVKAMCEAGPGIVFLLDRMGVPFNRTPEGFLDFRRFGGTKHHRTAFAGATTGQQLLYALDEQVRRHEAAGLVRKFEIWEFLSAVQDEGGRCRGIIAMNGRTMEIQAFAAGAVMLATGGPGIIFGKSTNSIVNTGAAAGIAYQQGATYANGEFIQVHPTAIPGNDKLRLISESVRGEGGRVWTYKDGQPWYFLEEMYPAYGNLVPRDIATRAIFKVVFEMNLGVNGEPMVYLDVTNIDPHVLDRKLGGVLEIYEKFMGDDPRKVPMKIFPGMHYSMGGVWVDYSHMTNIPGLFAAGEVDYQYHGANRLGANSLLSCLYSGQIAGPAMAHYARGKHANGAERALDLEKKRQEEAFAKIYRMNGKENAYSIAKELGEWMTANVTVIRDNAKLRETDNKLIELKDRWSDIGLNDKSRWANQEVSFIKQLWSMLELARVITQGALRRDESRGAHYKPAFPERDDAKFLKTTVARWSSDGPQLSYEPVDTSLIKPRPRKYDVDKQAA
- the sucC gene encoding ADP-forming succinate--CoA ligase subunit beta; this translates as MNIHEFQAKDILRKYGVAVPNGSAASSGDEAAAIAREIGGTCVVKAQIHAGGRGKAGGVKVCRTPEEARDFANSLIGKMLVTHQTGPSGRVVRRVLVEEASAIARELYLGMVIDRAIGRPVMMASTEGGMEIEEVAAKTPEKILRESIDPAVGLQAFQARKLAFALGLDSSSIREAVKFMDGVYRAFVEHDASLMEINPLVITKAGSVVALDAKMGFDDNALYRAGVRELRDLNEEDPKETEAAKHDLSYIALDGTIGCMVNGAGLAMATMDIIKHCGGSPANFLDVGGGATAERVAEAFKILLSDRQVRAVLINIFGGIMRCDVLASGVVEAARQVKLNVPLVVRLEGTNVDIGRRILADSGLNVIAATDMADAAQKAVKAAQTVA